DNA from Chroicocephalus ridibundus chromosome 23, bChrRid1.1, whole genome shotgun sequence:
GTGCCTGCTAGCAAAAGGCTCCTCTGTGTGTCACTCACTGTCTGTCTGTAATTCCCAGTGTGCGGACTGACTGTTACTCAtgtctccagttcctcctgtagTCCTGTTCATCCCCTGAAATGATTTATCTTTTTTACTCAGCTTAAAGATAATAAATTGCTACAGACTTTGTAGATGGGCCTTTAAAATGGGGAAGAAGAAGTCTCCAAAGCAGGAGAGAGATTAAAATCACACATGAGTGTCGGGGAGCAGTGGGAACGGGGCTGTTCCCTAAAGAAAGGCGAACTGGGAGCCATGGGGGATCTCACGGCCGGAGTGTCACCAGCCCCAGTACCTTAATGATGTGAGCAGGACCAGCCTGGAGGAGATGATGGCCAGGTTCAACCAAGAGTTGAGATCACCAGGCAAGTTCATGGTGCTGAGGCAGGTCCGAGGTGAAGCCGGGAAGTCAGTCTGCGGGTCAGGATTGGGTCCGAGGCGATGGGGCAGGGAGACCAGCGCTCCCAACCCGGCTCAGACAGGGACTGAAGCCCTTGATCTGAGCTTCAGTGGGGTCTGGGCCATGGGTCTAAGTCAAGGCCCCCCATGAGGCTGGTCAAGGCCATCAGGGCTTATTAGTGCGCTCGGGGGCCCTGACGAGGTGGGTGCTGCTCTGTGCAGGGTCGGGGAGCCTAGACCTGCTCCAGTGCTGGCCCTGTGCTGCCACCTCTGGCCCAGAGGCTGGGCACGGGACCCCCTTGCCTGAGAGCTGGCCTGAGGGGGCAGGCTGGGGGCACAGGACATGCTGGTGGGGCGCAGGACGAGGGTTTTTAAGTAAAATAGTCACAAACAGGGAATTCCTTCAAGAAaggctgtattttcctgagtTGCAATTCAGCTGAGGGGAGATCCGCACGGGAAGTGCCACCAACCCCCCCCTGTACCCACAGCTTCGAGACCAGTGGGGTGACTTCGCCGAAGGGCTTCTGGGGCGATTCGGGGTGGCAGCGCCTGTGtcaccccagcccctccagcacgGCAAGGGTCATCTTAAACACACCCACGCCTGCCACCCCCGGGATCCGTACCATGTCCTGCCCGGCGGCTCAGTGCTggggctcagcatccccgggGCAGCTGCCCCTCGTGTCACCTTTGAGATCCTTTGGTCCCATCTCCCAGAAGAGCCGTGGGACCGGTCCCCACGCAGCTGCCTGCCTCTCACTCCCCAGTAATCCCCAGTGGAGTGTCAGGACGGGAAGTGGAAGAAGCGGGTGATCCTGTTGCTGCTGTGGGCGCCGCGCAGCCCTCCTCGCCGCTGCACCGGCAGCGAGTTCCCCAGTTCCTCCTCCAACATCTGGAGGAGAGACGCAGCGCTGCCACGGCCCGTGCCCCACGCCGCAGGGTCTTGCGGCGAGGAGAGCAGCCCTCCATCATATCCCGCGAAGTTGGGCCAAGACGGGGAGGGAATGATTGGGCCTGCAGGACCACTCACCTCCTTGCGGGCAGCCAGCCGTTGCTTCCACTCGCTGAGCTCCATGGCATGCTCCTGGTCCAGCCgctccagctgcctcctctcctgctctgccaaGAGGGTCATCTTCTCGCTCTGGGAGAGGGGAGGTGGAAACGGGAAGGAAGGTGCTCGAGGAGAGGTAGCAGGGGTGCGGGAAGCCCCCCGGGGTGGACGGTTTTGCGGTGGTCCCCGGTACCTGcatctgctccagctctgccaggctctcagcctgctgctgctgcagctgctgcagctgctgcgcctgctgctcctgctgctgctgcgcctccgCTCGCTGccgcctctcctcctgctgcgcGAACTGCGGTGGGGGACAGCCTGCGTCACCCTCCCTTTCCCCAAAAGCCATCGCTTACAGCTTTTTGGAGACTGTGCTGGGGAACCTCGTTGGCCCCAGACCTCGTTGGCCCCCTTGTACCTGCTTGGCCCTCTCCCTCTGCTTGGCCCCATTGGCCTCCTGGATCTTCAGGTTGTCCTTGAAGAGGGCCAGGCGGGTTTTGGCATCGCAGCGCTGGCTTTTCAGCAGCTGAGCCCGCTCCTGCGCCTGCTGACTCCTCAGATCCTCCAGCAAGAGCTGGTGGAAGCGGTTCATCCTCTCCGTCtcctgggaagggcaggaggatgAGCCAGGAGAGGGGTCGGGAGCACCTAGGGCTGGGGGACCATCACCGGTGGTTCCCACCTCACCTTCTCGTGGCGTTTgcggagctgctgcctctgcagcgcATGCTGCTCCTTCACCTGCTGCCTGAAGAGCTGGTACTTCTCCTGCAGGTGCCCTTGCTCCATGCTCCACACCACCGACTCGCGGGCTGCCGGGCAAGACCGCAGCACCGTGACCACCTCCAAAAACCCCCAGCcagaccccctgctcccctccccaagAACcttccatcctcatcctcctcccagcCCGGTGCACCTCTCCTGAGGCTATGGATCTTGCTGATGCACTCCCAGTCGATGGACGTCATCTTCTTCTTGTGCTCCTGGACGACCCTCTGCAGGGCTGCGTTGagttcctcctgctgctgctgcaggaaccgCTGCTCCTGCCATGAGCAATGGAGGAGCTTGATCCCAGCACCCAGGGAAGATGGTCCCCAGGCTCCTGGTGGCACGGCTGGGGGAGCCAGCActgccccggcccctcacctctcTCCTATCACCCTTCAGCTCCTGCATCCTCCTCCCGCAGTCCTTCTCCTGGAGGGCCTTGAGGCGTTTGGCCTCGTCTCGCAGCCTCACCGTGTACTCGAGCTCCTGACGTTCCTTCAGCTGCTGGTAGCGCCGCTCCGAGCTCTCCACCTCCCGGTCGTAAAACTCCTTCTTGCTCTGCCATGCAGATATGGTTAacgggggctgcagggaccagaAGAAGTGGCCACCGAAGCAACCAAACCCCCCCTAGACCCTGGTATCTCCCATGGTGAGACCCCAGCACCCCCTTGCATATGTCCCTCTCTGACCATATCACTGCACCAAGGGACGATGGTCTGGTTACCATCATCTCCTGCTCGATGTGACGAAACATCTGCTCCCGCTGCTGGTGAAACTTCTGCTCCAGCTGGCTCTGAGCTCgctgctcttccttctgcagCACCCGCAGCTCGCGGAGCTCCTGGCGCCTAAAGGTTTGGGGAATCAGGTGAGAGGGGGCCCAAAGGACCTCCCTCTGGAGGCACCTCTCTCTCCCAGGATGGCAAACGTGTAGGTCACTAAAGGAAgggagcagctcagccctggTGCAACATCAAGGAGAAGACTTTCTCCAGCAAGAAGGAAGATGGGACACCTGTTGGTCCGTGGTGGCCGTGCTCCCAAACTCAGCCCGTGTTGCTGCCCCTCCATCTCCCCCTTCATCCTTTCCTACTCTCCATGGGTGACATGAGAGCTTATGGGAGAAGatcttcccctcttctttccttaAGCCGGCTGCTGGACACACCAGATATGGGGCTGGGCAGCGTTTTGGCTCCTCATGTGTCCCTCCTGCACAGCCCTGAGGGTGCAGGGAGGGGCTTGCTCGCGCTCTCCTGCTGGAGTAGACACCAGCCAGGGAGGCAGATTGGGTTTCCCAAGCCTGGAGGTCAAGCTTTGCACAGAGCCCCATAGACCCATCCTTCCCTCCCGCACCCTCTCCCCCTTTTGCCCCTGGTCCTCCTTGTCCAGGAATGGGTGGGAGATTCCCGGTGGCCCCTCCACTGCCAGCATCACTCACCGAGCCGAGCGCACCATCTCatcccttgccccagccctgtcGACGGTCCTGGAAGTCGTCACGCTCACCTCCTCCCCGTCCACAACAAACCTCCGAGTTTTCTTGACCGTCCTTTGGAGCGAGGCAGGTTCCTGCGACCAGGAGCAACGGTTTGAGCTCAGACAGCCCAAAACTACATAAACCCAACATGGAAGCCCATGCCGGGGGGGGCAGCTTCACGTGGCCGTGTTACCTGCAAGCTTCTCACCTGCTGGGCTTCCCCGGCAGAGGGGAAAGGCTGCGCTGCTGCCGGGAGGACACTTGGACCTTGTACACATGCAGGATTTTCCACAGGGAATGGCTCTTCTCCTTGCTGTGATGTGATGGGTGGGTCTGGTGCGTTCCCTACTTCCCACGCTGCCCGCGCCTGGGAAGAGCTGCGGACAAGGGCGCTGTCAAAGTTCACAGACTTTGTGGCCTGTGGATGTCCACCGAGGGCCTCCTGGGGCTCACACACTGCTCCGTGACACTCCAAGCCACCCATCTCCTCTCCGGGTCCATCCCTTGATGGTCCTTCAGGAGCTGGAGCAACCTGCACCGTGTCTTCTCCAAGCTCTCCATCATTTCCATCTTGTCCTTTCCAGACATTCCCATGAGCAGCTTCTGGCTGGTTGTCTCTGAGGttatttcctgctttctcttctgtttcttcttcaacAGGCTCCGGGATCTCCATGGGGGATGAATCCTCTGCTGAATTTTGAGCCTCCTCATTTGCAGGTCCCTTTCCTGCGCATGGTGCAGAGGCCACCACCTCTGGTTCCTCTCCTGCCAGCATCACTTTCCCCGGCCTGGTTGCATCTCCAACTGGGTTATGGTCTCCAATCAAACACCCTTTTACAACATCCTCTTCCAATTTCACTTCTGCTGGCACCAGGGCTTCCTCGGGAGAAGTTTCCACCCCAGTTTCAGTGTTAACGGTGGCTTCCTCCTcattcctccccacctcctgctcaaCCAGGTCCAGGGCGTCAGCGATGGGCTCGCAGGCGGCTGAGTGTCTCCCCTCGTTGTTCCTCTCTCCGGCCTCTCCCGGACCAGCTGGGGGCTCCTGCCACCCCTTGAGAACGTCTGACACCACCACTACCTCCTCTGTCACACTGGGCATCAGCGATTCTTCACCCCGTGGCACCCTCTCCTCCACCAGCTCAGTCTCCCCAAGCTCTCCAGCTCCCTCCGGTCCCAtgggtcccctccctgctccatcaCCATCCTTCCCAAGGCCATCTTCAGCCCCGGTGGAGCCAACCTCAATCTGCTCAGTCTCCCCAGGCTCTCCAGCTCCCTCAGGTCCCAtgggtcccctccctgctccatcgCCATCCTTCCCAAGGCCATCTTCAGCCCCTGTGGAGCTAACCTCAACCTTCACCTCTAGCAAGGACCGGGTAACCCGGTGCTGATGCTCTGCCAGTGACTTGAAGCTCTGGGTTTTGGTCCCCATGGTCCACAGGTCCAGGGctgccaccagctgccccacggccGAGCCTCTGCACCAGTCCCTGTccgtgggtgcaggcagggccagcGAGTTACAGGTATGGTCTCTGCTTGACTCCTTTCTTGTATCGCTTTTGGGGGTCAAAACGGGGCTTGGTTGGGCTCCAAGCTGTCCCTCCGTGGGTGTTTTGGCCACCGGTGATGCGTCAGCATGTTGGCTTTCCTCCTGGGGCTCTGCCTTGGGTCCAacctgctctgccttcagctcttgtGGTTCAGCAATGTCTCCTGCCCGCTGTGGTCCCAAGGGGAGCTCAGGCACGTTGCAGGGGCTCCCCAGATGGCTGGTCTCCTCCTCTCGACACCCTTGaacttctcctcctgcctctgctgggacTGATGTCCCTTGAGGAACATCCAATGCCGTAATCTCCAACCTGTTCGGCTCTGCCCCGTGCTGCTCCTTAGCTGTTTCTTGGGACTTCATCCCTCCAAAAAACGACCTGCGCCGCATCAGCTTCAGAAGCTCAGACGACCTCTTCGCGGGGAGCCTCAGGGAGCCCACGGGCTCAGGTGAGGACCTCCTCCTCATTTGCTTCAAAAAGTCGGATGCTTTCTTGGTCCTGGGCTCATCCACCACCTGGGTGTTGGATGGGATGCCCGGCTCCTTGCTGGCTCTCCCCACTGGGTCTGGGGGCTGGTGCTCCAGGGGATCCCCTGGGGTTGGGGGACAGGAGGACTCTCCACGTtcctgcccaggctgtggggtggACAACAGGGGAAGAGGTGAGGCTCAACGAGCTCATGGAAAGGGTTAGAGGGATCTTGCACCCCAGACGGCCACTACTCACGCACCAAGGGGACCAgaccttcctcctcatcctcttcctccagcaCGTCGGCTCGAGCTTCGGCCACCAGCTCCCGGAGCGGTCGCTTGTCGGAAATGCCCGCCACAAAGGGGTGCTGGGTGGGAGCGAGGGAGGTGAGCGGGGCCAGCACCAGGGATGGGTCCCACCACCCCGGGCAAGTGCCAATGGGTGCTACCAacctgcaggagctggctggccGACCACCGTGCCTCGGGGCTCTTCTCCAAGGATTTCCTCAGGAAGTCCTTGAAGTCTTCAGACCTGCGGGATGGTCCCTGTGAGCAAGGGGCCAGAAGCTCCCCGTCATCCTCCACTGtgggccccacagaccttggggtgATGCCAGGGACACCCAGGCTCTGCTAACACCTTGGCAGGAGGTCCCCACCCCGGTGCTGCCCACCAGTGTCACCTTCTGTGGGCAAAGGTGGTGTGGTGGGAAACCCGTGGTGCCACCTCTGGAGCTGGGCTTGGAGGAATCACAACCAGCATCACTTATGGTCCAAGAGCCCACCCCAGCTGCCCAGACATGGCTTCGAGCAGGAGCTGCCCCATGGCACAACTTCTCCCACCGTCACCAACACTGGAGCGACTGCTCCACGACGGGGACTCACCACCTCTTGGGGTGACGCAAGGTGGGCGGCTGGGACTTGGCGATCTTCAGCAGCACCCGGAGGGGGTTCAGCTCGTGGTAGGGGGGCTCCATCTCGGCCATCTCGATCAACGTGATGCCCAGTGACCAGATGTCAGCCTTGTAGCCGTAGGGGCTCTCCTTGGACGTCTCGCACTGCACCACCTCTGGGGCCATCCTGCgcatgggagaggggaagaggtcCAGCCTGTCCCGGGCTGGGATCTCACCCTGGAGCCAAACCCAGGTGCCATCTCCTTCGGAGACAACCCCACAGGCAGAAGAGGTGAGAGCCAACCCCAACTCTTCCAACGCTGCCCCAGCCCGGCTTGCACCCCATGTGTCCTCTCCATCCTACTGAGAAGCCAACCCTGGAGCTGACCTTGGCTGGAAGAGGAAAGATCTGGTTTCTTGAGGTGCTCCTGATGTCGAGGAGCTGGTTGCGAGGCTCCGCAGGAGGAGCAGGACACCtgggcccccccgccccatcccgcctGCCTGCGCGCTCAAATCCCACCATCCCCAGGGATTCCCGCCCCACACCTACCAGTACGGGGTGCCGATGAAGGACACCCGGCGCTGGACGGTGCTGGAGTTTTTGGCCGAGACGCCAAAATCGGCTGCAGAGCAGGAAGAGGCGGTTAGAGACGATCCTCGGGGCGAAGCATCCCCCGGGATCCTCCCTCCCCGGCCTCCCTCCGCCCCACGGGGCCCCGATTTCCCCGGGACTCACCCAGCTTGACGTCCCCGTCGAGGGTGAGCAGGACGTTGCCAGCCTTCACGTCCCTGTGGATGATCTTGCAGCCGTGCAGGTActgcagcgccagcagcagctgcttgcaaGCCGCCCGGATCTGCTCCTCCGTCAGCcctttctccagctctgccattAGCGCAAACGAACCCCGCCGCTAACGATGCCTCCTGCCcggcacccccccgcctccccagcacACCCGGGGGGTACCCGGAGGAAGATGCCCCCCACAACCCGTCCTCCCTCCTGAAGATGCTGCGCAAGCCCGGGACTCCTTTCCACGCCGCAAAATTTGACAATCTCATCCCAAATCCTCCGATGGCCTCTCACCGgccagaaaaacacatttatttaccCAAAATCGCTGCATCCACGGCCCCTCCGGCACAAAACTCCACCAGGATCTGCAGGGAGAGGTTTCCCACCCCGCTCTGAAAAACGGGTCCCCTCCAGaccgagacacccccccccagccaccagGACGGCGGTGGGACCCCGGTGCGTGccctgggggttggggggggggggggtgggagaccAGCACCCTCCGCAGCTCACCCAGAGCCGCCCGTTCCAGTAGAGCGCGTCCAGCAGCTTGGTGATGTTGGGGTGGTCGCAGCAAGCCAAGATCTCGATCTCCACCACGTagtcctccagctcctcctcgctCGGGGTCTCGATCACCTTGGCGGCCGCCAGCGCCCCCGTCACCTTGTTCTGcgcctggggaagggggggggggggggggcgattttTGGCGAGGGGGAAGCTTGGACCCGTCGCATCCCGCCCAGGACGCTCGGCGCCACCAAGTCAAATGCTGGGGACGGACATGGGGACCCCACCGTCACCagaggcaggaaggagagggctgGAGCTGATGTCACCGTGCCACCCTGTGCGTGGGTGCCAGAGCATCCGCTGTATCCCAAAACCCTGTGCGTGGGTCCCAGAACATCCTGCTGTTATCCCAAAACCCTCTGTGTGGGTCCCAGAGCATCCGCTGTATCCAAAAACCCTGTGCGTGGGTTCCAGAGCATCCTGCTGTTATCCCAAAACCCTCTGCGTGGGTCCTGGAGCATCCCACTGCATCCCAAACCCCTCTGTGTGGGTCCCAGAGCATTGCGCTCCATCCCAAAACCCTTTGTAGAGGTCCTGGAAGCATCCCACTGTATCCCAAAACCCTCTGCGTGGGTCCCAGAGCATCCCACTGTATCCCAAAACCCTCTGCGTGGGTCACAGAGCATCCCACTGTATCCCAAAACTCTCTGTGTGGGTCCCACAGCAT
Protein-coding regions in this window:
- the LOC134526698 gene encoding serine/threonine-protein kinase 10-like — protein: MAFLRRLFGFSEKKKPSPRRYEHVRRDVDPEEAWLVLGELGDGAFGKVFKAQNKVTGALAAAKVIETPSEEELEDYVVEIEILACCDHPNITKLLDALYWNGRLWILVEFCAGGAVDAAILELEKGLTEEQIRAACKQLLLALQYLHGCKIIHRDVKAGNVLLTLDGDVKLADFGVSAKNSSTVQRRVSFIGTPYWMAPEVVQCETSKESPYGYKADIWSLGITLIEMAEMEPPYHELNPLRVLLKIAKSQPPTLRHPKRWSEDFKDFLRKSLEKSPEARWSASQLLQHPFVAGISDKRPLRELVAEARADVLEEEDEEEGLVPLPGQERGESSCPPTPGDPLEHQPPDPVGRASKEPGIPSNTQVVDEPRTKKASDFLKQMRRRSSPEPVGSLRLPAKRSSELLKLMRRRSFFGGMKSQETAKEQHGAEPNRLEITALDVPQGTSVPAEAGGEVQGCREEETSHLGSPCNVPELPLGPQRAGDIAEPQELKAEQVGPKAEPQEESQHADASPVAKTPTEGQLGAQPSPVLTPKSDTRKESSRDHTCNSLALPAPTDRDWCRGSAVGQLVAALDLWTMGTKTQSFKSLAEHQHRVTRSLLEVKVEVSSTGAEDGLGKDGDGAGRGPMGPEGAGEPGETEQIEVGSTGAEDGLGKDGDGAGRGPMGPEGAGELGETELVEERVPRGEESLMPSVTEEVVVVSDVLKGWQEPPAGPGEAGERNNEGRHSAACEPIADALDLVEQEVGRNEEEATVNTETGVETSPEEALVPAEVKLEEDVVKGCLIGDHNPVGDATRPGKVMLAGEEPEVVASAPCAGKGPANEEAQNSAEDSSPMEIPEPVEEETEEKAGNNLRDNQPEAAHGNVWKGQDGNDGELGEDTVQVAPAPEGPSRDGPGEEMGGLECHGAVCEPQEALGGHPQATKSVNFDSALVRSSSQARAAWEVGNAPDPPITSQQGEEPFPVENPACVQGPSVLPAAAQPFPSAGEAQQEPASLQRTVKKTRRFVVDGEEVSVTTSRTVDRAGARDEMVRSARRQELRELRVLQKEEQRAQSQLEQKFHQQREQMFRHIEQEMMSKKEFYDREVESSERRYQQLKERQELEYTVRLRDEAKRLKALQEKDCGRRMQELKGDRREEQRFLQQQQEELNAALQRVVQEHKKKMTSIDWECISKIHSLRRARESVVWSMEQGHLQEKYQLFRQQVKEQHALQRQQLRKRHEKETERMNRFHQLLLEDLRSQQAQERAQLLKSQRCDAKTRLALFKDNLKIQEANGAKQRERAKQFAQQEERRQRAEAQQQQEQQAQQLQQLQQQQAESLAELEQMQSEKMTLLAEQERRQLERLDQEHAMELSEWKQRLAARKEMLEEELGNSLPVQRRGGLRGAHSSNRITRFFHFPS